GCAGAGACTGTGTATAGAAGAGCTGAGCATAAGACAATTTAAAGAGGTTCACAATCCAAAGAGGACTACACATTATTTAGGGAAAAAAGCTTTAATATGTGGTCAGGACTTAATTGATATAGAATGTGATTCACTCAATTATTTTGGTTCAAAAATGTGTTTCATGATCAATGAAGCTCTTagatgttttaattaaaaaaaataattaaaacctcTTAAATTATAGTCCGAAATATAAGAGGTTGAGCAAGAGaaataatcataaagtaaaCTCTATAGAATATATTGAACATTTAATGCTCTAAAAATATTCACACGGATAACAAGAAATCTTGTGAAATCAACCAAATCTTATGTTTTTGAATGAGAGAGTTTAATCTAgggaatgagaaataaaaataaggtgaaaatggaacaaatattctatttaaaaaaaataattagcaaCCAAAAGTTAATCAAAGCACATTACGCCGAGGATTCTGTAAATGACTGGGTCatgaaaatagtaataatgCTTACGACCAAAAACTGAGATGTTTTATGTAATATGTAAACCTTTGTTGTCTGAAAGATTTGTTAATGAGAATATTTTCTAAACGGTATGTCTGATGTGGGGTTGAGAGTAGCCTCTAATAGACTAATGCCACATAGCCCACCCATTAGACTAGGAATGGGACGCACCGCACCGAAGTAGACATCCCTCCCTCACCCTCACCCTCACCCTCACCCTCACCCTTGTCTgagtcatctctctctcataaaatcCCCATCCCTCttgctcctctctctctctcacatcaaATTCGCTGCCACTCAACGACGTGAATTTCATCGGATTTCGACATCGTGAATTCCAGGTTTGTATGAAATTCAAACTCCACAattcaataaaatcaataattactaGTAAAATACACTATCAAAGAATTGCAATTTTGACAATCTAGTTGTATTTTGCCAATTAATTCACAagcacttttatttttcaaaacaatgcATCTTCAAAAAACAAACCATGAAAACACAGAAAACAAACCATGGAGGACAGCGGTGTTGCCTGCGTCAGACTGCGTAGTGGCTGACTGCCCTACATGAAACTTGTTAGCTTTAGATTGGGTGGCTTCGTCGAGCTGCCTGGCGTCAGACTGGTTGGTGGAAGCGACTAGTGGAGAATATTAAAGGGCAAGCCGCAACATCTAGTGAGTGGGTACGTCTGATGAGTGGATAACGAAATGCTGGAGTGACAATAGGTTTAGggtattttgagaaaaaatctgATGGAGTGGTCCTCAGAATTTTTTACTACATTACTAATGTGGCAGTTGCCTATTAGATGTTGGTTTCACCTCAAAAGCATATGGTACCGCTCCAAAGCGGAACTGTTTGTTTATTCATAGTTGTCTATGTTTCCATGCACATCTCATCTCTTGCTGTGGGAATCTTTGTAAATAATTGACTACCCACCGGCAGCCAATTGGGCATATGTCCAATCCCCTTTGCGTTTGGTTCCCTGCGGCAATCTCTCTTCTAAACAATAATCATTTGAGCGtaagagtagcatttttcttgagGGTACACATCGCAAAGTTGTGGAGACTTTATTTTAATagagtagcattttttttttttaatttggaaaaaGGTACCAACTATAaggttagttttttttttttttttacccctttTCTAATGTACTTGGTAAAATAGAACATATTTGAATCTCCGCCATATTATGACCCACTTGAGGGAGGCCAGGACTTTGTTGCTGAATGGAGAGTTTCAGTGCAGTACAGGTCTATTGGGCCTATCAATGGGCCCCAAACAGTTAAGTCTTTGCATCCATATTTCCTCCTCCCAACATAATAATCTCAGTTGCCGacattcattaattattattgcaATCTAAAATGAATGCGTGTAGAAGGTAGCAGTTCTCGGGACAACACTGGCAGTACAAAACAAAGATCAATGTCCTAAACACAACAAAGAGATTTACCAAAGAAATCACTAACTGGGACAAGAGAGCATGTCtcaataataaaacattatctTCACTTTACAACTTTtgtaattggaaaaaaaaaaaaaaaaaaacgtaacaAGAAGATGGTTCACAAGTACATAGATTGCACAATATATAGCATGCTTCATAAAAACAAATGGGTCTCAAAATCTACACAGCAATAACAAAGTGCAGTGAGAAATCATTCCACACATTACAACTGACCTGGGTATAGCATCCATCTTTGCCAACTCTTTTTATTTCTGGTCCCCCTTTGGAAAGGAATATATTATCCAACAATCAAATAGGCTACCTAGCCATATCATATAGAGCTCAAGAAGATGCGGTGCTGGGAGAGGTTGCAGGGTTAAATGCAACCTGCTCAGCACAAGAGAGCACCTCATGCGGCCCTGCTTCCTCTCGGCCAACACCCATAAGGTCAAGGTAATACAGGTAATGGGAAATGATGTTGTTCATGGAATCAACATCACCCTTCCCACAAAGAAAGTCCCCGTAAAGAATGTTCATTGTGGTGCCAAAACCAGGACCGCGCTTAGACAAAGTATCGTTCTTGGTCGGCTTCCAGTTGCCAACAAAGGCATCATGGGCTGATGGCTGTGACTTTTTGATCGGGGTCATCCACCGCCAAATTGCAGCCTCGAAAGCAAGGGTAGCATTCTGCTCAATATATTCTGGGTGGTTCAGCAGGTCTTCTTTCAAAGCCTCCCCAGCTGCACCGTAGTTGTAGTTCCTATGATAACAGCACCACCAAAAACGCTATAagcataatctttttttttttttgtaagtataaaGCAAGTATAAGCATAATCTTTGCAAGTGTTAATAATAGAACCAATTATCATTAGTTCTTCTGAGTTAGCACATATATCTATGAAATCCCGGTGGAGGGGGGAGACGGGGGGACGGAGGGAACAGCGGCAAAGAGCGAAATCAAGCATAATGTTTGACATGTAAAATGATCCTACCAATTGTATAAGTCGGTTATCTAGCAAAAGATGCTTCAATCATTCATGataattctaaaatttatgTACGAGACAAGGACTATGTCATCATGAAGTAATATTGAAGAGCTTTACATCGCTTCTTCACATGACAAGAATCCTTTATAAACTGCAAAAAGCTGAAAGCTTGAGGcgaaaaacaaatgaaacaacggagaaattcaagagaaaagagaagaaaaacagaaGGTTTGGTTATGAAATATAGAAAGTTAACAGACCAGTAGATAGGCAAGGCACCACGGCCATAGTATTCGGCTCCGGGAGCACAAGGGTAGGTGTATTTGTAGGAGTCGTCGCAGTATGACTGGCTGGGACTCATTTCCCTGTTGAAGCAAAGCCCCCAGGCGAAGGGTCCTCCTGTCGCCACTCCATAACCACCTGGAGATAGAACCccaattatatttacaatttttccatCAATCAAACTATAcgaacaaacaaaaaatgttcCAGAAACTTAAACACCATTTTCTATTACTAAAAGGAAAATTCTTCCAGCTGGTAGTTTCTTAAATGGTCTATTTTTCCTTAATTGATTGTATTTCTTTCAGTTCTACACTGAACAGCAAGATCTGAGCCACTGCATTAGAATAATTGGCAGCATCCCACCCGGAAAGCTAGCTTAGAAAACCAGAAAACCCTGATAACCGAATCCCCTCAAAACCCATTGTATActagaagaaagagagaaagggaatATAGTTACTGTACTTACAAGAAGTCTTGCTGCCGACGTGGGCGAGGAAGGCTGCGATCTCCTTCATCTTCATGGTCTTAAGACCAGTGGTACCGAAGCCAAGGTGTTCGAAGAGGGAGGCGGCTGTGATGAAGGACTTGTAGTCCCAGAAGCCAACGGCGTGAGCGACGGGAGAGTTCCGCTTCGAGAAGAGATTCTCGAATTGGTAGGTCTGGAAATAGTCGGTGATGGTATCGTTGCAACAGTAAATGGACCACCCCTTGCACTCCCACCCTTTGTCACACATCTTCTTACCTTTCACCATCTTCACCTTCGTTACCGTGTCCGGATCTCCTTCCGCGACATTCAccaccaccgccaccaccaaCATCAATCCCAGAACTGCCACAATGTCCCTTCCCTTCATCTTCACTGCGTGACTCCGCGTCTTGCTGTATTGGGTCGGGTTGTATTCTCTGGTTGCAAAGCAATGGAGAGACCGAAGGAAGGaatgaaggagaagaaagaagaaaaagggaagGTCTTGCGGTGTTGGATCGGGagtctttttctcttctttgtctGCAGAACAGATTCTTTGTAGAGAAGAAGAGTGGACCCGCGTAGTAATTAAAGAGCGTGCAAGTCCGAGGGTTGGACGGTAGATCTGGGAAGAAGGTGTTCGAAGTTTAAGTGAGAGAACTAACAGGCTGGAATTGTCGGGATGACTATAGGGACCCACAAACCATTCCACCgacaaaaaatcaaagagaaaacaAGTTCAAGTTTTAACTTGGGCCGGGCTAATTAGGTTAGGCCCATCAATAATGTAAAATGGTtcgaaaagttttttttttttcttttaggtgAAAAGAAGTTAAGAAACTATAGGAATTGAATTTGACAAATAAGGGTTCATTTTTCcctttaattttgataaatgatcCTAATAACAAGACTTTTAAGGTCGTCTCGAGGAATTAAGTGGTAGTAGGCTCCGTtggaaataatttgaaatattaaaatatacacGTGTAAATGTGAGTATTGAAATATACACGTACGAATGTGAGTATGAATCTGAATAATTAAGTGTTCAAAAGATAGtcgtaaatttaaattaacacATTTAAGTTTTTGGCTAAAAGGTATTCTAACATCTTCTATTAGAATCTTTGTAAGCACTGCGTCTCCTACAAAGGGatcaaaagttttctttcaaatgTGTTAAAATCATGTGCATCTACCATCTAGCCCCCACAACATCAATGTACATTACATATTGATCTCTCTTCACATGCCTATGAAAAttgtaatcatatatatatatatatatcaaaatttattttcttccaaaacaaGGGAAGAAAATCAAGCATTGTATAATGTCCACCTTCCCatattataatcttttatatttttttccaaactgtATAAACCCATATAAACATATAGTTTTGATAACCTCAGACAAGCacaaagacatatatatatatttatatatatatatataaacagagGAAGGAGAATAAGAACAACCTTATCAACATCGTGATCTATATCGTAGTCTTGGCATGATTTGGCTGCCATAAATACCAGCATGCATCTAATTTCCCACCAACACCTCTATTACCGATCGAACTCGTAACTCTTTGCTAATTTAGAGCCTCTGGAGGCTCCAAATGCAGATGGTCTGACCCACCCCCTGCCTATTCTGGACACCCAGAAACTGGGAGTTGAATTTGGAGAAAGAAAACGAGAACTAGAATATCGTTTGCAGGTAATATATAATTGGAGGCCATGCAAGGTCTGCTCTATATCTAGTTACATTACGTGCCGCATGATGCAGCAAATTAAAGCACATacttttattcataaataagtcaaatacaaagcatatatatatatataagacacattatttgtaatgagataagataatctTATGATAAATACGAAGCCAAATCTCTACAATAAGATTATAAGGATAGTTATCAAACTAAATTTTGTCCTCATTTTGCCCAACCGCTCATGTGACCCACATAGTCAGTCATAGACAATGAATGCGTGGCATGATATCATTCTTGAGCAACTGCAACTACTTGTTTTCCAAAGTTACGACCACTGAAAAGGCCAACAAGGGCAGCTGGACCATTCTCAAGGCCTTCTGCTACGTCTTCCACATACACCATCTTCTTTTCTCTGATGAAAGGCAATACAGTGTCCAGGAACTTGGGATATAGGTGATAGTAGTTGCGATGCGTGTATCCTTGCATGTGGATCCACTTGAACCCAATGtgcatcaaatttttaatgccTTGAGGCTCATCAAGGTTGTATTGTGAGAACATTCTGCACGCTGCAATGCGACCAAAGTGCCTCATGTTTCGCAGCACTGCATCAAGCATTTCGCCCCCAACATGCTCAAAGTATACGTCAATGCCTCCAAGAGAAGGTAATCACCTGTCTCTCTCCCCGATCTGTGTAATAAGTGTAGGGGATATTTCTTTTGGATAAAATACGTGTGTGAGCCGTGAGGGAtttgtaaacattttttttttggacaatcCGAGATTACCCGCTTTCGGCCTTCTGCAGCTTAcaaaacttgaaaagaaaaatacagaGCAGTAGCCATGGCCAAGATTTGCAGTGTTTGTCGAAATTACATGTATGTATACCTTTACACATATACACATAGAGATAAGGGGAAATTCTAGAATCAAATATAGGAGCGAAAAATGAGAGGATTCGGCATACACATAAACGCGCAAGGCAGTAACCGAAGGAAAAGATTGAAGTGCTTGAAGAATTAGGGGAGCTAGTAGGGGAGGTAGAGCTTCGACTTTGTGGGTGCAAAAACCGAGCATATGTGGGTGCAGCAGCCATGGCCGAGAAAGGTCTGGTGCTCATGGGTGAGAAATGCTACTGATGCTCGTGGGTGAGGATGGTCTGAAAGCACATGAGGTTGTGTTAAATGATGGTTAATTGGACATTTCATATGTGCTGATGTGGAAGGTATGTCATTTCGTGTTTTATAAGTGTAGTGCGTTCtagtatttttcttatgatTTTGCCCCCGATTAGTATGTAATTCCTGATCTCATTCTCCATTTGTTACGTTTGTTTCTCCAATCCCGTTCATTTCTGGTTCGCACAGTGCTGTATACCGAAGCAAAACAAGCCACGATTTGGTTCTTCTTCGTTGGGTCTCGCACATCTGGTTGGTCTTACTGTTTCGTGGTGTGACGTTGCGAGCCGAGGGGATATTGTTTTGGCCGGTTGAAGGGAGGGGTGGAAGGGAGAGTCACCTGTTGTGGTTTTTGCACTAGGAACTGGAGTTGTTGTAGTCGTAGCTAGCAAATCCGAAGAGTCTCATATTAGCCTTAGCCATCGCACCGTGAACCGGCGGACAAGAAGGAATCGCCATCGCCATCGCCATCGCCAGCCTAATCCCAATCAATAGGAGTTTGATTTATGAGTCCAAATGAGCGTTGATTTCCCTTCCTATAAGCATTCGCAGGTGTGGATTTGGGAGATTTGAGACTGGGGTGctaaagaggaagaaagaattCCTGCCGTGTGTGGTGTTTGTGGGTGGTTCTTTCTTTTCGTCGCTGGTATGCATTTCGGTTCTTTCTAGATCTATTTGTGGTTTTGTTtctgcatctttttttttttttttttgtgataaatattttttgcatCTTGGTTTTTCTTGTGATAAATATTTCTGCTTCTtggtttttttgataaatatttccACCATTGGAATGAACGAGAAGATAGCCATTTGTGTTTGAGTCCGTTCGTATTCGATTCCTGGGTCGAGCAATGCATTGGTAAAAGTCTTCAGTATTTGGTTTCATCCATATTTCTGGAGTAAACAATCTTTGGAGAGCCCACTTCGGAATAGTGAAGTATGGACGAAATATGGAGGAAACCAGATGTTTGCATGATTGGTTTCGTCCACCATGCAGTTTACTTTAGAATGGAGAGCCCACCATGTTTATTTCAGAGATTGTGGACGAAACCAATAGTCGAAAAAGTCTTCTAAAGTAAATATGCCAATCATGCCATATTTCCAATATGGACGAAAAAGTCTCCACTATTTGGCATTAGGCCATGTTCCTTAGGAGCAGGTGGCATTAGGCCATGTTCATTAGCCTTTGGAACAGTTAGGCCAACAATAGTACCTATGGAAAGGTCTCAAAGAAAGAGGTAGATAGTCTCATAAAAGACAAAATTTTGTGAAGCTTCTTCAATTGGTACTATGTTTCCATTGGAGTCTCGGTAACACTTTCAGTGACAATTATAGTTTATATTCAACAAGCAGCATGTTGGGTCGTGGGTTTTGGATTGACTAAAGTGGCTGTGGCAGCTTGGAAAAACAAACATCCTGCCTTGCTGGCCACCAAAGACTTCTGATAGATTTTGGTACCATCACAATGGTTCAAACCTTCTCATCCCAACGAGCTTAGATTTTGTACTATCTGAATATGTTTGggtttgccttttttttttcatggccTTTTACTTTAGGGTGTTTGTTCTTGTTTTGctattgtaaaagaaaaatataatgatggtgtattataaatataagagtCCAACAGGTTACGATTCAATTCGATCCCATTGATCTTCCTTTCATCTCATTGGTACcttgaaagaaaattttttgaatccaaacactTGGCCGGTAGGGGTACCGATTTTGATCTTGTGGTCACCAATGCCCGGGCTAATGAAGGTTGGTTCTGATTTTTAgacattttaataaattctctttcaaatatttccaacataATTGGGTTTTAGATTGAGAGAAGAGTACTGTGTTCTTGTTTTCAATTAGTTTTAGTTTGGGACCttttatctatttcatattcACTTAAAAAAGGTTGAAGGGTTGGTTTGCAGTGTCACCATACCAATTGACATGTGCTACCATGTGCCTTGGCCTTCATAAAGCAAGTAAATTTATATTGGTCATTTACGAATGCCCTTGTTTTATAAACTTTATGTTATTCTATAGTTAGCTTTTTCATACTTTCCTTGTGCATGCTCATGCAGTGATATTCAGCCCAAGTTTTCTTGTTTTGCTTGGTAGAAATGGTGTTCTTCTCTGTAATTAAAAGGGCTAGAAATGGATGCATGGGCTGTATGATTTGGAATTCTGTGAAACTTATGTGTGCGAGATatcaatttgaaatatataaatttgaaatcctGAACGTTCTTAATTTCCAGCCTTCCAAAACAAGGAATCCCATACACTGTTTTAGAACCCCCCCCCTTTCTAAGAATCATCAGAAGTTTACCcgatatctttctttttttatacgTACTGAAATAGgagttaattttaaaatattgctaTGAGTACATAAAAGCTATCTATGCCCCATATCTCTGACATCTAAACGAAACAAAGAACAGCCACCAAAT
This window of the Juglans regia cultivar Chandler chromosome 12, Walnut 2.0, whole genome shotgun sequence genome carries:
- the LOC109005051 gene encoding chitinase-like protein 1, which gives rise to MKGRDIVAVLGLMLVVAVVVNVAEGDPDTVTKVKMVKGKKMCDKGWECKGWSIYCCNDTITDYFQTYQFENLFSKRNSPVAHAVGFWDYKSFITAASLFEHLGFGTTGLKTMKMKEIAAFLAHVGSKTSCGYGVATGGPFAWGLCFNREMSPSQSYCDDSYKYTYPCAPGAEYYGRGALPIYWNYNYGAAGEALKEDLLNHPEYIEQNATLAFEAAIWRWMTPIKKSQPSAHDAFVGNWKPTKNDTLSKRGPGFGTTMNILYGDFLCGKGDVDSMNNIISHYLYYLDLMGVGREEAGPHEVLSCAEQVAFNPATSPSTASS